One Amycolatopsis sp. NBC_00355 genomic window carries:
- a CDS encoding GTP-binding protein codes for MASGNSEPRRNLTATAVKVLIAGGFGVGKTTMVGSVSEVPPLRTEEVITTASEGVDDLSGIEQKTTTTVALDFGRITINPDLILYLFGTPGQDRFWFMWDELAEGALGAVVLADTRRLDSCFAAVDFFERRNLPFVVGVNCFDGGYRYGTEEVRQALDIGMDVPLLLCDARERESTKQVLTSLMEHVMARSDLAAAQGGF; via the coding sequence ATGGCATCCGGAAACTCTGAACCCCGGCGGAACCTGACCGCGACGGCGGTCAAGGTGCTGATCGCCGGCGGCTTCGGGGTCGGCAAGACCACGATGGTCGGTTCGGTGAGCGAAGTGCCGCCGCTGCGCACCGAGGAAGTCATCACCACCGCGTCCGAGGGCGTCGACGACCTATCGGGCATCGAGCAGAAGACCACCACGACGGTCGCGCTCGACTTCGGCCGCATCACGATCAACCCCGACCTGATCCTGTACCTGTTCGGCACGCCCGGGCAGGACCGGTTCTGGTTCATGTGGGACGAGCTGGCGGAGGGCGCGCTCGGCGCCGTCGTGCTGGCCGACACCCGCCGGTTGGACAGCTGCTTCGCCGCGGTCGACTTCTTCGAGCGTCGCAACCTGCCGTTCGTCGTCGGCGTGAACTGCTTCGACGGCGGTTACCGCTACGGCACCGAAGAGGTCCGGCAGGCGCTCGACATCGGCATGGACGTCCCGCTGCTGCTGTGCGACGCGCGCGAGCGGGAGTCGACGAAGCAGGTGCTGACCAGCCTGATGGAACACGTGATGGCGCGGTCCGACCTGGCGGCCGCCCAGGGCGGCTTCTAA
- a CDS encoding HAD-IA family hydrolase, translated as MPTRALVFDFDGTLADTESAVLASWQETFRDHGVELPLAAWYAVIGTQHTTNAMFALLAERVPGIDVEALRPVTKARVLKLLETLGPRDGVLGYLDSAREHGLRLAVASSSSGGWVLPHLERLGIAGYFDAVCTGDRHAAKPRPDLYLAALDALGADAGEAIAFEDTPHGVTSAKAAGLTCVAVPNAITESLDFGAADVVLPSFTAEPLEALLSRRATPSAGPGTAAGP; from the coding sequence GTGCCCACCCGCGCGCTGGTCTTCGACTTCGACGGCACCCTCGCCGACACCGAGTCCGCCGTCCTCGCCTCCTGGCAGGAGACCTTCCGCGACCACGGCGTCGAGCTGCCGCTGGCCGCCTGGTACGCCGTGATCGGCACCCAGCACACCACGAACGCGATGTTCGCCCTGCTCGCCGAGCGGGTCCCCGGCATCGACGTCGAGGCGTTGCGCCCGGTCACGAAGGCCCGCGTCCTCAAGCTCCTCGAGACCCTCGGGCCGCGCGACGGCGTCCTCGGCTACCTCGACTCCGCGCGGGAGCATGGCCTGAGGCTGGCCGTCGCGTCCAGTTCGTCCGGCGGCTGGGTGCTCCCGCACCTCGAACGGCTCGGCATCGCGGGCTACTTCGACGCCGTCTGCACCGGTGACCGGCACGCCGCCAAGCCACGGCCCGACCTCTACCTCGCCGCCCTCGACGCGCTGGGCGCCGACGCCGGCGAGGCCATCGCCTTCGAGGACACCCCGCACGGCGTGACCTCGGCCAAGGCCGCCGGGCTGACCTGCGTCGCGGTGCCGAACGCGATCACCGAGAGCCTCGACTTCGGCGCGGCGGACGTCGTCCTGCCGTCCTTCACCGCCGAGCCGCTGGAAGCGCTGCTCAGCCGTCGAGCAACGCCGTCAGCCGGTCCAGGAACGGCAGCTGGCCCTTGA
- a CDS encoding roadblock/LC7 domain-containing protein, translating to MANSGVSELDWLLDDLVKRVAGADRAVVLSSDGLLIGRSGNLSEEDAEHLSAVASAFQSLARGTGRHFGGGNVRQTMVEMDHAFLFVTAAGRGACLALLAREDADMGLVAYEMNLMVKRVGQVLTSAPRTGAGVLPTSP from the coding sequence ATGGCCAACTCAGGCGTCAGTGAGCTCGACTGGCTGCTGGACGACCTCGTCAAGCGGGTCGCCGGCGCGGACCGCGCGGTGGTCCTGTCCTCGGACGGCCTGCTCATCGGGCGGTCCGGGAACCTCTCCGAAGAAGACGCCGAACACCTCTCGGCGGTGGCCTCGGCGTTCCAGAGCCTCGCGCGCGGCACCGGACGGCACTTCGGCGGCGGCAACGTCCGCCAGACGATGGTCGAGATGGACCACGCGTTCCTGTTCGTGACGGCGGCCGGACGGGGCGCCTGCCTGGCCCTGCTCGCCCGCGAGGACGCGGACATGGGCCTCGTGGCCTACGAGATGAACCTGATGGTGAAGCGGGTCGGCCAGGTACTCACCTCGGCGCCCCGGACCGGCGCCGGCGTCCTGCCCACGTCGCCGTGA
- a CDS encoding sensor histidine kinase — MKQISLRRNRGSSIRKRVLTIALIPSVALLLVGVALAGYLIYDAVTGRDYVNRIRGSEAPSIPFFGALQQERLATLSLLAGQGNQRAVLAVVRPKTDQNAAKTIEYLKDSFAGYSDTPPSVQKNITTFFGLYQQLPQTRQAVDSGQIQISQAFTFYNKIIDQFTDGLAGLAQNARGAQNAFDRLTAIPMFTAAEAMQRSDALAAAGLAAGGLTNDDFRTYVGQVGAYHAQLDASAPKMIPEVKAKYDQLLASQPWQIVNQVETAFLRDDLTKLPVAQDQWRAAAKQVGDALSGIFVAQSANASQAAIDDADSTFTESLIAGVIAVLFAVFVVFVAVRLSNRLIGRLHRLREDTLDAAEVRLPELVARVQAGEPVDLEEGGHFLDHGTDEIGQVADAFNKAQQTAIAAAIDEAKIREGTKTVFLNIAHRSQVIVHRQLKVLDQAERKQEDPEQLDTLFQLDHLSTRARRNAENLIILGGGQPGRQWRNPVGLAELVRGASAETEDFARVKTAALPQIAIRGPVVGDLVHLLAELIDNATSFSPPQSRVEVRGNVVGKGVVIEVEDQGLGLEPDQTEEINTLLAAPPDFGIMALSDEPRLGLFVVARLAARHGIQVHLRESAYGGTRAIVLVRTDLLAPLAELEPEQPITPPKPELVPNPGESEPPNDEVRQLRRQPRRPARHRTDPPPMPTQPAPVIAPAPAQPPSEPTPVPVGTVSEPVSQPTQIQPVSQPPSQPTQAQPAASARPPAPPVRQRPARPAAQQPVWPPQEPRQEPRPAVSESRPQQPRRPEAPGRPPLPQRRRQQSLVPQLREDRPAQEREEVRLDSPEAARSRLSAFQQGTRRGRDEEPAGNDDTYGERE, encoded by the coding sequence GTGAAGCAGATTTCTCTTCGACGCAACCGGGGATCCTCGATTCGGAAGCGCGTCCTCACGATCGCGCTCATCCCCAGTGTCGCGCTACTGCTCGTCGGCGTGGCGCTCGCAGGTTACCTGATCTACGACGCCGTCACGGGCCGTGACTACGTGAACCGGATCCGGGGTTCGGAAGCCCCGTCGATCCCGTTCTTCGGCGCGCTGCAGCAGGAGCGCCTGGCGACCCTGAGCCTTCTCGCGGGCCAGGGCAACCAGCGCGCGGTGCTCGCGGTCGTCCGCCCGAAGACCGACCAGAACGCCGCGAAGACGATCGAGTACCTCAAGGACAGCTTCGCCGGCTACAGCGACACCCCGCCCAGCGTCCAGAAGAACATCACCACGTTCTTCGGGCTCTACCAGCAGCTGCCGCAGACCCGCCAGGCGGTCGACAGCGGCCAGATCCAGATCAGCCAGGCCTTCACCTTCTACAACAAGATCATCGACCAGTTCACCGACGGCCTGGCCGGGCTGGCGCAGAACGCGCGGGGCGCGCAGAACGCGTTCGACCGGCTGACCGCCATCCCGATGTTCACCGCGGCCGAAGCGATGCAGCGCAGTGACGCGCTCGCGGCCGCCGGGCTGGCCGCGGGCGGGCTGACGAACGACGACTTCCGCACCTACGTCGGCCAGGTCGGTGCCTACCACGCGCAGCTCGACGCGTCGGCGCCGAAGATGATCCCCGAGGTCAAGGCCAAGTACGACCAGCTGCTGGCGAGCCAGCCGTGGCAGATCGTGAACCAGGTCGAGACGGCGTTCCTGCGCGATGACCTGACCAAGCTGCCGGTGGCGCAGGACCAGTGGCGCGCGGCCGCCAAACAGGTCGGTGACGCGCTGTCGGGCATCTTCGTCGCGCAGAGCGCCAACGCGAGCCAGGCCGCGATCGACGACGCCGACTCGACGTTCACCGAGTCGCTGATCGCCGGTGTGATCGCGGTGCTCTTCGCGGTCTTCGTCGTCTTCGTCGCCGTCCGGCTGTCGAACCGGCTCATCGGCCGGCTGCACCGGCTGCGGGAGGACACCCTCGACGCGGCCGAGGTCCGGTTGCCGGAGCTGGTCGCCCGGGTCCAGGCGGGTGAGCCGGTCGACCTCGAAGAGGGCGGGCACTTCCTCGACCACGGCACCGACGAGATCGGCCAGGTCGCCGACGCGTTCAACAAGGCGCAGCAGACCGCCATCGCGGCCGCCATCGACGAGGCCAAGATCCGCGAGGGCACCAAGACGGTGTTCCTCAACATCGCCCACCGCAGCCAGGTCATCGTGCACCGCCAGCTCAAGGTGCTCGACCAGGCCGAGCGCAAGCAGGAGGACCCGGAGCAGCTGGACACGCTGTTCCAGCTCGACCACCTCTCCACCCGCGCCCGCCGCAACGCCGAGAACCTGATCATCCTCGGCGGCGGGCAGCCGGGCCGGCAGTGGCGCAACCCGGTCGGGCTGGCCGAGCTGGTCCGCGGCGCGTCCGCGGAGACCGAGGACTTCGCCCGGGTGAAGACCGCGGCGCTGCCGCAGATCGCCATCCGCGGCCCGGTCGTCGGCGACCTCGTGCACCTGCTGGCCGAGCTGATCGACAACGCGACGTCGTTCTCGCCGCCGCAGTCGCGGGTCGAGGTCCGCGGCAACGTGGTCGGCAAGGGCGTCGTGATCGAGGTCGAGGACCAGGGTCTCGGGCTCGAACCGGACCAGACCGAAGAGATCAACACGCTGCTGGCCGCCCCGCCGGACTTCGGCATCATGGCGCTGTCCGACGAGCCGCGCCTGGGCCTGTTCGTGGTCGCGCGGCTGGCCGCGCGCCACGGTATCCAGGTGCACCTGCGCGAGTCGGCCTACGGCGGCACCCGGGCGATCGTCCTGGTCCGCACCGACCTGCTCGCCCCGCTCGCCGAGCTCGAGCCGGAGCAGCCGATCACCCCGCCGAAGCCGGAGCTCGTGCCGAACCCGGGCGAGTCCGAGCCGCCGAACGACGAGGTCCGGCAGCTGCGGCGGCAGCCGCGCCGCCCGGCCCGTCACCGCACCGACCCGCCGCCGATGCCCACGCAGCCGGCCCCGGTGATCGCGCCGGCCCCGGCGCAGCCGCCGTCCGAGCCGACACCGGTGCCGGTCGGGACCGTCTCCGAGCCGGTCAGCCAGCCCACCCAGATCCAGCCGGTGAGCCAGCCGCCCAGCCAGCCGACCCAGGCCCAGCCGGCGGCGTCGGCCCGGCCGCCCGCGCCCCCCGTCCGCCAGCGCCCGGCCCGCCCGGCCGCGCAGCAGCCGGTGTGGCCGCCGCAGGAGCCCCGGCAGGAGCCGCGGCCCGCGGTGTCGGAGTCCCGGCCGCAGCAGCCGCGCCGCCCGGAGGCCCCGGGCCGCCCGCCGCTGCCGCAACGGCGACGTCAGCAGAGCCTCGTTCCCCAGTTGCGGGAAGATAGGCCGGCACAGGAACGGGAAGAGGTCCGGCTGGACTCCCCGGAAGCGGCCCGCAGCCGGTTGTCCGCCTTCCAGCAGGGCACCCGCCGGGGCCGTGACGAGGAACCAGCCGGGAACGACGACACGTACGGAGAGCGCGAGTAA
- a CDS encoding DoxX family protein, which produces MTTTITPAARTTENTENTEVKRTSVATGAVISASRIVISFLFGFHGLQGFGFFGGIDGQGGGVPFGSFPGWWGSVLELAGAALLLVGLASRAAALVLSGVMAYAYFTVHAPMGLLPLQNMGEPAAVYSWVFLLLAVVGPGTFALDTLLKRRR; this is translated from the coding sequence ATGACCACCACCATCACCCCCGCCGCCCGGACCACCGAGAACACCGAGAACACCGAGGTCAAGCGCACGAGCGTGGCCACCGGCGCCGTCATCTCGGCCAGCCGGATCGTGATCTCGTTCCTGTTCGGCTTCCACGGCCTCCAGGGATTCGGGTTCTTCGGCGGGATAGACGGCCAGGGCGGCGGCGTCCCGTTCGGCTCGTTCCCCGGCTGGTGGGGCAGCGTCCTCGAGCTGGCCGGCGCCGCGCTGCTGCTGGTCGGCCTCGCGAGCCGCGCCGCGGCGCTGGTGCTGTCCGGCGTGATGGCCTACGCCTACTTCACCGTGCACGCGCCGATGGGCCTGCTGCCCCTGCAGAACATGGGCGAGCCGGCCGCCGTCTACTCCTGGGTCTTCCTGCTCCTCGCCGTCGTCGGCCCGGGCACCTTCGCGCTCGACACGCTCCTCAAGCGCCGCCGCTGA
- a CDS encoding alpha/beta fold hydrolase, translating into MSTTVSADGTEIAYTRAGSGPALVLVDGAMCYRGSSPNDDLAKELAAHFTVYTYDRRGRGESTDTAPYAIEREVEDLEALVEQAGGTALLFGISSGAALALEAVDRGLLVTKLALYEPPFVLDDTRKPVPADYATRLDAAVAAGKRGKAVKIFMTEGVGLSPAVVATMRVMPFWSKLKRVAHTIPYDTAVVGDHQSGAALPSPAWPQVKIPTVTIDGGKSPEWMRNGVAALAKALPSADHRTLAGQTHIVKAAALAPMLRDFFRS; encoded by the coding sequence ATGAGCACGACGGTTTCCGCCGACGGCACCGAGATCGCCTACACCCGCGCCGGGTCCGGCCCCGCGCTCGTCCTGGTGGACGGCGCGATGTGCTACCGCGGCTCGTCGCCCAACGACGACCTGGCGAAGGAACTGGCCGCGCACTTCACCGTCTACACCTACGACCGCCGCGGCCGCGGTGAGAGCACCGACACCGCGCCGTACGCGATCGAGCGTGAGGTCGAGGACCTCGAAGCGCTGGTCGAGCAGGCGGGCGGCACGGCGTTGCTGTTCGGCATCTCGTCGGGCGCGGCGCTGGCGCTGGAAGCGGTGGACCGCGGCCTGCTCGTGACCAAACTGGCGCTGTACGAACCGCCGTTCGTCCTCGACGACACCCGCAAGCCGGTCCCGGCCGACTACGCGACCCGCCTGGACGCGGCCGTGGCGGCGGGCAAGCGCGGCAAGGCGGTCAAGATCTTCATGACCGAGGGCGTCGGCCTGAGCCCCGCGGTGGTCGCGACGATGCGGGTCATGCCGTTCTGGTCGAAACTCAAGCGAGTGGCCCACACGATCCCGTACGACACGGCGGTGGTGGGTGACCACCAGTCGGGCGCCGCGCTGCCGTCCCCGGCGTGGCCACAGGTGAAGATCCCGACGGTGACCATCGACGGCGGCAAGAGCCCGGAGTGGATGCGCAACGGCGTGGCAGCGCTGGCAAAGGCCCTGCCATCGGCGGACCACCGGACCCTGGCAGGCCAGACACACATCGTGAAGGCGGCGGCTTTGGCCCCGATGCTGAGGGACTTCTTCCGCAGCTAG
- a CDS encoding O-acetyl-ADP-ribose deacetylase, with translation MSPSIRIVEADITTLDVDVVVNAANSSLLGGGGVDGAIHRKGGPAILAECRKLRAGHYGRGLRTGQAVATTAGNLPAKWVVHTVGPVWSATEDRSALLADCHRNSLKVADELEAKTVAFPAISTGIYRWPMASAAEIALATVRAAETDVEEIVFALRGEEAMDAFRARHNSLA, from the coding sequence ATGAGCCCGTCCATCCGGATCGTCGAAGCGGACATCACCACCCTCGACGTCGACGTCGTCGTCAACGCCGCCAACTCCTCGCTCCTGGGCGGGGGCGGCGTCGACGGGGCCATCCACCGCAAGGGCGGGCCCGCGATCCTCGCCGAGTGCCGGAAGCTGCGGGCCGGGCACTACGGGCGCGGGCTCCGCACCGGACAGGCCGTCGCCACCACCGCCGGGAACCTGCCCGCGAAGTGGGTCGTGCACACCGTCGGGCCCGTGTGGTCGGCCACCGAAGACCGGTCCGCGCTGCTCGCCGACTGCCACCGGAACTCGCTGAAGGTCGCCGACGAACTCGAGGCCAAAACCGTCGCTTTCCCGGCCATCTCGACCGGGATCTACCGCTGGCCGATGGCGTCCGCCGCCGAGATCGCGCTCGCCACCGTCCGCGCCGCGGAGACCGATGTCGAGGAGATCGTCTTCGCGCTCCGCGGCGAAGAGGCCATGGACGCCTTTCGCGCGCGTCACAACTCCCTTGCCTGA
- a CDS encoding NUDIX domain-containing protein — MAGKRSAGLLLHRGRGDDVEVLLGHMGGPFWAKKDAASWSLPKGELDEDEPPEEAARREFQEELGLPAPSGDYAPLGEIKQSGGKVVTAWAVEADLDPAAVVPGTFTMEWPPRSGKQQEFPELDRVEWFTLDVAREKLLKGQLPFLDRLTALLDG; from the coding sequence ATGGCGGGCAAACGCAGTGCCGGGCTCCTGCTCCACCGCGGGCGGGGCGACGACGTCGAAGTGCTGCTCGGGCACATGGGCGGGCCGTTCTGGGCGAAGAAGGACGCGGCCTCGTGGTCGCTGCCGAAGGGCGAGCTGGACGAGGACGAGCCCCCGGAGGAGGCGGCGCGCCGCGAGTTCCAGGAGGAGCTGGGCCTGCCCGCGCCCTCCGGTGACTACGCGCCGCTCGGGGAGATCAAGCAGTCGGGCGGCAAGGTCGTCACGGCGTGGGCGGTCGAGGCCGACCTCGACCCGGCGGCCGTCGTGCCCGGCACGTTCACCATGGAGTGGCCGCCGCGCTCGGGCAAGCAGCAGGAGTTCCCCGAGCTGGACCGCGTCGAGTGGTTCACCCTCGACGTCGCCCGGGAGAAGCTGCTCAAGGGCCAGCTGCCGTTCCTGGACCGGCTGACGGCGTTGCTCGACGGCTGA
- a CDS encoding DUF742 domain-containing protein, which yields MSAKHEAWFDDEAGPLVRSYAVTGGRTRSDTLGLDLITLVVALRTAHEAGMLEPEYARIVALCQRPVSVAEVAARVDLPLPVVKVMLSDLIEQNLVLFRTAAPVNETPNKHVLQAVLDGIRKL from the coding sequence GTGAGCGCCAAGCACGAAGCCTGGTTCGACGACGAGGCCGGCCCCCTGGTCCGGTCCTACGCCGTCACGGGTGGGCGCACGCGCTCCGACACGCTCGGGCTGGACCTGATCACGCTGGTCGTCGCGCTGCGCACGGCGCACGAAGCGGGCATGCTCGAACCGGAGTACGCCCGCATCGTGGCGCTGTGCCAGCGACCGGTCTCGGTGGCCGAGGTGGCCGCACGGGTCGACTTGCCGTTGCCCGTGGTGAAGGTGATGTTGAGCGATCTCATCGAGCAGAACCTGGTGCTGTTCCGTACCGCGGCGCCGGTGAACGAAACTCCCAACAAACACGTACTCCAGGCGGTTCTTGATGGCATCCGGAAACTCTGA